From one Lycium ferocissimum isolate CSIRO_LF1 chromosome 5, AGI_CSIRO_Lferr_CH_V1, whole genome shotgun sequence genomic stretch:
- the LOC132057626 gene encoding uncharacterized protein LOC132057626 yields MDSTVPFHCPFMDSATISQEIFQAIIKPNRSLTSKDAWLQIECLFCDQVSSRTLQLKVQFHNLKKGSLSINEYVHRLKSVADALTSIGNPISEPDLVFQILSGLPPKYMSVSTSIFTRVPLPSFVEALSLLFLYESQLSSFSSSSTDNVTTAFVAKQQSSSSYGRRRGQQNNGGRHSNSGH; encoded by the coding sequence ATGGATTCAACTGTTCCATTCCATTGTCCTTTCATGGATTCAGCAACTATTTCTCAAGAAATCTTTCAAGCGATAATCAAGCCAAATCGCTCTCTCACTTCTAAAGATGCATGGCTTCAAATTGAGTGTTTATTCTGTGATCAAGTCAGTTCTCGAACACTTCAACTCAAAGTCCAGTTTCATAATCTTAAGAAAGGTAGTCTTTCCATTAATGAATATGTCCATCGTCTCAAGTCCGTAGCTGATGCCTTAACTTCCATTGGAAATCCTATCTCTGAACCCGATCTTGTCTTCCAAATTCTCTCTGGCTTACCTCCAAAATATATGTCTGTGAGCACCTCTATTTTCACTCGTGTTCCTCTTCCTTCCTTTGTTGAGGCACTTTCCCTTCTATTTCTCTATGAATCTCAATTAAGCAGTTTCTCTAGTTCTTCTACGGATAATGTTACCACTGCTTTTGTGGCCAAGCAACAGTCTTCTTCCTCCTATGGTCGTCGACGTGGTCAACAAAACAATGGTGGTCGCCATTCCAATAGTGGGCATTGA